CTGAGAGACAAGAGAAACAAAACTTTGATAGAAAAAATCTACTATTTTTTGCCTTTCTTCCTTTTGGCTAGCATCCCAATCGGTGAAGGGATTTAAAGGAGCTTTATCTTTTCCACCACTCAACAATTCTGTTTTTATCCCGTAACGATTAAGACTATCTTTAACGTTGAAAAAAGGTCCCGTTAGAACCCCAACTGATCCTGTAAGGGATACAGAGCTAGCAAAAATTTTATCTCCCAAACAGGAAACATAATACCCACCAGAGGCACATAACCCTTCTATAAATACATAGACCGGGACAGACGTTCTCTCCTTCCATTCTTTTAACAAGGTGTACATTCGATGCACTTCAAAAAGCTCCCCACCAGGACAATCTACTTTCAGTATTAATCCCTTTACTCGATTCGTCAAAGGAGGTTTATCTAAACTTGCCAAGGCCGTCCGAAAAAATTCTTCGCTATGCCTAGAAGGACATATAACTCCTTTCAAATCAAAAACTGCAACAACAGGAGTTTCCTTACCTAAGGGCTTTACTTTTCCTTGAGCATCTGGAAGCGAAACCAACATGTTTTGGGAACTGGCCCCTACAATGGCTATGGCTCCCCCAAAAAGAACTACTATTGCAAGAAATAGTCCTGTTGAAATCCCCAAAAAAGAAATAAATGTCTTAGAACAAATTCGAAAAAAATATTTCACCATAAGAATATAAATTAAAATTTAGTTTTTAGTTTCCAAAAATGAAAAGATAAAGAAACAAAAGAAAAGCTTAAAGATGAATTTTTAAAAGACAGTCACAATAACCAACTTTTTATGACAGAATTGCTTTTGTGCCAGCCACTGTCTCCTGGGGGGAGCTCTCTTCCTGCTTACCTAAAGCTGTTGCTTCTCGAGATTCGGAGAAAACGTCAATCTGTCGCCCTAAATAAATTGTCACGACAACCCATGCCAATAGAATTACGAAGAGCGCTGTGGCTATGATGTGTAAACTAGCCGCCACGGAAGAGAAAAACACCAGCAAGCACTGGTATATTAAAGATCCTCCAGATTTCCCAACTCTAGAAACAACTCCATCGATAGCGGCTTTACCTTGCCGTTTTTCTTCTGCGCCCAATGGGATAAAAGCCATCTCTTTAATCTGATCAAAAAAGGTGAATTTCGCTGATCGGGTGAAAACATTGTGGAGCCCTCCCAGCCAAGCAGAAAGCGCTAAAGGAGTAACGTGCCAGAAGGGAACTAAATTGATGTCTCTTTTAGCTAAGAAAATAGCAAGGAAAAATACTATCCCAAAACCAGCGGCTACGACGGGAGTGACTAGGGCTCCAAAAGTCCACCCCCAAACCCTAATTGTTTGTCCTGTCAGTAAAATGGCCACGACCACAGAAAGCACGCCTATAAGGGTAGAAATTCTTCCCATGTAAGCATTATACTCTATGGCCGTAGAATAAATTTTACTAACCTGGTCTTTCCAAACTACTTCAAACAAGTGATTGACCAAGTTATATGCCAACACAATGAAGGCTAATCCCAAAAGATATTTCGAACGAAGAACGTAAGAAAACAAGTCCTTGAGGGAGGATTTTCCTTTATCTTCACTTTTCTTTTTAGAAGAAACTAATTCCGAGGCGTCTACAAAAGCCTCAGCTAGACCAACATAGTGCACTCGACGATAAAGATAGAAGATAGCTGCACTTGCCAAGCAGATCATCATTACTAAGTTAATCATAGCGCCATGCCACTCATCTTTAGCAAAGGGAACGTGTATGAAAGACTGTCTCCCAACCCAAACGGACAG
This sequence is a window from Chlamydiifrater volucris. Protein-coding genes within it:
- a CDS encoding S49 family peptidase; translated protein: MVKYFFRICSKTFISFLGISTGLFLAIVVLFGGAIAIVGASSQNMLVSLPDAQGKVKPLGKETPVVAVFDLKGVICPSRHSEEFFRTALASLDKPPLTNRVKGLILKVDCPGGELFEVHRMYTLLKEWKERTSVPVYVFIEGLCASGGYYVSCLGDKIFASSVSLTGSVGVLTGPFFNVKDSLNRYGIKTELLSGGKDKAPLNPFTDWDASQKEERQKIVDFFYQSFVSLVSQHRPLLTESKLVNSLGARVYPPLQAKKEGFVDEINVTFNQVIQEILPKCDIAGDYRVVGICGELWWKKFMVQFQNSPLVSGRIHHQVVPSEQNTLSWYAGI
- a CDS encoding Npt1/Npt2 family nucleotide transporter; this encodes MQSDLKDFSRLRAYFWPVYRSELHKFLPLFLLAFFVGFNYSLLKNMKDALMVAAAGAGAEVIPFIKVWGIVPGAVVVTAVYGALSARYPKDVVFYIFLSFFVAFFAIFVLLIYPSGDSLHLHGLGNKLAGILPKGLRGFIVMIRYWSYTLFYVISELWSSIVLSVFFWGLANDVTTIREAGRFYALINTGLNFSSVVAGELSVWVGRQSFIHVPFAKDEWHGAMINLVMMICLASAAIFYLYRRVHYVGLAEAFVDASELVSSKKKSEDKGKSSLKDLFSYVLRSKYLLGLAFIVLAYNLVNHLFEVVWKDQVSKIYSTAIEYNAYMGRISTLIGVLSVVVAILLTGQTIRVWGWTFGALVTPVVAAGFGIVFFLAIFLAKRDINLVPFWHVTPLALSAWLGGLHNVFTRSAKFTFFDQIKEMAFIPLGAEEKRQGKAAIDGVVSRVGKSGGSLIYQCLLVFFSSVAASLHIIATALFVILLAWVVVTIYLGRQIDVFSESREATALGKQEESSPQETVAGTKAILS